The Lacipirellula parvula genome window below encodes:
- the sufC gene encoding Fe-S cluster assembly ATPase SufC — MAETLKITNLHVSVEGKPILRGVNLTINRGEIHALMGPNGSGKSTLGNAIMGHPNYEVTEGSIELNGEDVLAMDASERARAGIFMAFQRPMSVPGVKMADFLRHATTNVRNPRRKEGEELIPMRQFRKELTEKMDQLKMDVEFARRYVNDGFSGGEMKRAEILQLAMLRPKFAILDETDSGLDVDAVKLASQSIAEIGGSEMGILIITHHDKLLDYNTPDYTHVMLGGRIVETGGVELARELYTEGYDRIRAAYPEAAAVDAEMQQSTAAAV, encoded by the coding sequence ATGGCTGAAACGCTGAAGATTACGAACCTCCATGTCTCCGTCGAAGGCAAGCCAATCCTCCGGGGCGTGAACCTCACCATCAATCGTGGCGAAATCCACGCCCTGATGGGACCGAACGGCTCAGGCAAGAGCACGCTCGGCAACGCGATCATGGGGCACCCGAACTACGAGGTGACCGAAGGCTCGATCGAACTCAACGGCGAAGACGTCCTGGCGATGGACGCGTCGGAGCGGGCTCGCGCCGGCATCTTCATGGCGTTCCAGCGGCCGATGTCGGTCCCCGGCGTCAAGATGGCCGACTTCCTCCGCCACGCGACCACCAACGTTCGCAACCCGCGCCGCAAGGAAGGCGAGGAGCTGATCCCGATGCGGCAGTTCCGCAAGGAACTGACCGAGAAGATGGATCAGTTGAAGATGGACGTCGAGTTCGCTCGCCGGTACGTCAACGACGGCTTCTCCGGCGGCGAGATGAAGCGGGCCGAGATTCTGCAGCTCGCCATGCTGCGGCCAAAGTTCGCGATCCTCGACGAAACCGACAGCGGTCTCGACGTCGACGCGGTCAAGCTCGCCAGCCAAAGCATCGCGGAGATCGGCGGCTCGGAAATGGGCATCCTGATCATCACCCACCACGACAAGCTGCTCGACTACAACACGCCTGACTACACGCACGTCATGCTCGGCGGCCGCATTGTCGAAACGGGCGGCGTTGAACTCGCCCGTGAACTGTACACCGAAGGCTACGACCGCATCCGCGCCGCGTATCCGGAAGCCGCGGCGGTCGACGCCGAGATGCAGCAATCGACCGCTGCCGCCGTTTAA